The Deinococcus radiotolerans DNA segment CAGAGCTGCTCACAGTCCCGCAGCAGGGCCGTGAATTCCTCGCCCGTGAGGTGATGAAGCAGGTGGTTGGAAGTCACGAAATCGAACCGCTGACCCTCCCGCACGAGGTCGCCGCTCAGTGCAGCGCGGAAGGTCACGTCCGCCGAGGTGGGCTGCGCGGCGGCGTACGTGATGGCGCGCGCGTCCGCGTCGATGGCCGTCACCTGAAGCCGCAGCCCGTCCCGCCGCGCCCAGGCCGCGAGGTGGCGCGCCACGTCCCCACCACCGCAGCCGATATCCAGCAGCGTCATCGTCCGGCCCGGGATCAGCGCTGGACGCACCGCCGTGCGGTATACTCGCCGCCAGCCGGACACCAGGGCGTTGAGCAGCTCGAAGCGGGCGTAGGTTCGCCGCAGGGTGGACAGGTCGCAGTCCGGCTCATCCATGCGCTCACGCGCACTGACCTCCCGCCGCGAGAAATCCACGGCCATCAGGCCGGGTCCGCGTGGGCGCAGCCCATCACCTGGGTCAGCAGGCCCGACTCCACCGTCAGGCCGGGGCCGAACGCCACCGCGCACACCCGCTCGCCCGGGACAGCGTGGCGGCGCAGGTCCGCGAGAATGAACAGCACCGTCGCGCTGCTCATATTCCCGAACTGGCGCAGCACCTCCCGCGAGGGGCGCAGCTGCTCATCACTGAGGTTCAGGCTGCCCTGCACCTTATCCAGGATGCTGCGCCCTCCCGGATGCACCGCCCAGCGCTCGACGGCGCCGGGCACACCGGCCAGGGCCGCGTCGTGGGCCAGCAGTGGGGCCAGCGCGCCAGTGATGTGCGCCTCGATGATCTGCGGCACGTAGGTACTGAGGACCATGTCATAGCCCTGATCCCCGATCGTCCAGGCCATGTCCGCCTCACCCACACCCGGCGGCGTGAGCGTGGTCTCGAACTGATCGAGCCGCAGGGCGAGCGCCCCCGGCGCCGGTGGCCGGGCACTCACCACGGCCGCCGCGGCCCCATCCGCGAAGACCGAATTGGCGATCAATGTGTCCGGATCCCCGGCCGAGTGCATGTGAATGGTGCACAGCTCCGCGCAGACGACGAGGACCACCGCGTTCGGGTCGGCGTCGCAGAACGCCCGGGCCAACTTCAGGGCGGGAAAGGCGGCGTAGCAGCCCATGAAGCCCACGTGGACCCGCTGCGTGCGCGGCGAGAGGCCCAGCGCCCGCACCACCGCGTACTCCGGACCCGGCGCGAAAAACCCAGTGCAGGACGCCGTCACGACGTGGGTGATCTCCGCTGGCGAGACGTCCGGGCAGGCCGCCAGGGCCTGCCTGGCCGCCCGCACGAACAGCTCAGTGGCGTGCGCGGTGTAAAAGTCGTTGCGCGCCCCCGTCCCTGGTGTCAACATCCGGCCCGTGCCCGGGTCGTAGAACAGGCCGGGCGTGTCCTGCGCGCTGGCCTGAAAGTCCAGGACGGCGCTGTGCCGGGTGTCGATGCCCGAGGCGTTGAAGATGCTGGTGGTCAGGCGCTGCGCCCGCCGGTCCAGTTCAGGCTGCTGGCGGATGATGTCGCGGAGCAGACCCTGCGGGTACGCCGCGCCGGGCACCGCTGTCTCAACCGCCTGAAGGTAAACGGGCATAGGCCAGGGTAGTGGGGATTGAAGACGTGCATCTCGGGGCGGCTTGAGCTGATCTTTATTCGAGTGGACGAGGGCGGCCCCGACCGTGCGCTGGGCGCCTCAACTGTGAGGCGTCTGGAGAGTACGTGCGGCCGCGTGGAGCACGTGGGTGGCGCCCGCACGACACTCAGGCGCGGGAGAACCTCACGCCTGGGCCGACCCGTCGACCGGCTGGAATCGGCGTGGGACCAGTGTGCTTGCCGGCGCCCAAGGCGGGCACGCTGGCCCTAGGCCACTCAGACGTCCAGTGGTCCACAGCGCCCGAATGAGGTCCAGGCGCAGCAGCGCACCTTCTCGACGTCATGGTTGCCGCGGCACGCCTGACCGCTGTTCATCCGGGCAGGGCAGCAGATTCTAGTGGCGGCGCGCATCGTGGCCGTCGTGGATGTCTTTCACGCCCTCACTCAGGCGCGGCCGTACAAGGCGGCGTGGTCGCAGGACCGGGCCGTGCAGGAGATTCAGGCGCAGGCTGGGCGGCACTTCGACCCTGCCGTGGTGGCCGCGTTCCTGCGGGCGATTGAAGGCAGTTCCAGCCTCCACTGAGTGGGTGACTCAGCGGTACATGGCTGCCGGCGTCAGCTCGGTGTACGTCATCGGCAGGGAAGGCGTGGCGGGGTGACCGTCGGGGCAGATGACCTGCACCGCTTCCATTAAGGCGATCAGGAAGGCCCGCTGCGGCCAGCGGTGCTCCCCTTGCCCGACGCAGCGCCCCCCACAGTGGATCTCTACGATCTGGCGCATCTGGTCACCGACGCGCTGGGCGGAGGTGACCCGCGTGCAGCCCAGGTCCTGCAGGTAATCCCAGGCCCTGAGCATCACATCGTCCGTAGTCATGTCCACAGGGTAAGAAGGCCGCGACCGGCCTTCCCAGGGCTGAGCGTTCTTGAAGGCGTGACCTGACCGTCAGTCAGTCTTAAGCTGCAGAGGGAGACCGGTGGGGGTGTTGGTCAGTGAAGCAAAGTTGTCAGAGGCCCTATGACACGCTGCGTGCCGATGTTCCCCTACGACGCCGCGACTCGGGCCCTGGTCAATCTCCAGCGCAAGGACATTCAGCGGATGCGGCGGCAGCGGGCCGTCCTGAGCGAGCCCACCGCATTCAAACAACTCCATCCCAACCATCCAGACCAGATCGGTCGCCTGCTCATCGGGCAAGCCGAGCCGCAGCTGCACCTGAGTCTCACCGCCTTCCTGATGACCGCTCCTGAGGCGGGGTTGACCTTCTTTGCCCGCACCCTGCACGGGGTCGGTCGGGCGGCGATGGTGACGGTCACCCATGAGGTGCTGCAGCAGCAAGGGCGAGCCGGAGCCGAACCGGCCCTGACGTACCTGCTGAAGGTCGCCCAGTTGGGCTTACTCCCCGATATCGTGCCCGGCGAGCACACGCCCCTGATCGGGGTGTGGCGTGTGCAGAGCGTCGACCGTCAGATTCATGTTCCAGCTTGAGTGGCCGCCACACGCTGGCTCGGGTGGCGTTTCCGGCGGGGCAGAAGGCCAGACGGGTCCGGGACCGGCTGGCGTACCTGTCGCGCGGGGAACCGCTCGCGACGTGCAGCAGATGTGGGGCAGCCCAGACGTGCCCGTGGGCGTCCCGCACCTTTACTCAGCGCTGGATTAGCTGACCTGTGGAAACCAAGTCGGTAGACTGCACAGATGCCGGCTTATGTGATCGTCAACACGCGGGTGTTGGACCCTACGCGCATTCAACAGTACCGTCACCTGGCTGAGCAGTCTATCCAACAGTTTGGCGGCAGGTACCTGGCGCGCGGGGGTGCACTGAGCGTGCTGGAAGGGTCATACCAACCGGAGCGGATGGTGCTCGTGGAGTTTCCCACCCTGGACCGTGCACAGGCGTGGTACGCCTCTGAAGGGTATGCAGAGGCCAGGCGAGCCAGGGCGGGCATTGCCGAGTTCGAGATGATCCTCGTCGAGGGCCTGCCGTAGCCCCTCAGTCTGAAACGCACCGCGCGGGCCGCGCGGCCGCGGCCTGACCCGGTCGGATGGCGTTAGCGGCTGAGCCGCAGTCTGCCGGAGACGCCGTTCGATCTGTTCAAGGTGACCCTGCTCAACCGGGCCGATCACTGGGGCGTCGTGATCTCGCCAGTGTCCCTCCAGCGGTTCCTTGAGGTGGGCATCGGCCCGGATGGGGAGGGGACGTCTTGGCGCATCTGGGCTGTCGACTGGAGCTGGTGCCGGTCACGGCCATCCTGGATCAGTCACCTGGACCTTGAGGCGTCCGGCGAACACGGTGAGGCGCTGCCCATCGCAGACAGAGCGCAGGACCTGTTTCACCAGATGTCCGCTGATGTCATGGGGAGGATGAAGCCGGCTGGATGAGCTCAAGAAGACAGGCGACCAAAATGGGTCGCCTGTGATGTTGAAGAGGATACCGCGGTATG contains these protein-coding regions:
- a CDS encoding class I SAM-dependent methyltransferase, with product MDEPDCDLSTLRRTYARFELLNALVSGWRRVYRTAVRPALIPGRTMTLLDIGCGGGDVARHLAAWARRDGLRLQVTAIDADARAITYAAAQPTSADVTFRAALSGDLVREGQRFDFVTSNHLLHHLTGEEFTALLRDCEQLCRGRVLHSDLTRSALAYRLFTPLSLAFPGTFIREDGPLSIRRSFTRAELAALAPPGWQVQPLFPFRHLLTYQSVHA
- a CDS encoding type III polyketide synthase, with product MPVYLQAVETAVPGAAYPQGLLRDIIRQQPELDRRAQRLTTSIFNASGIDTRHSAVLDFQASAQDTPGLFYDPGTGRMLTPGTGARNDFYTAHATELFVRAARQALAACPDVSPAEITHVVTASCTGFFAPGPEYAVVRALGLSPRTQRVHVGFMGCYAAFPALKLARAFCDADPNAVVLVVCAELCTIHMHSAGDPDTLIANSVFADGAAAAVVSARPPAPGALALRLDQFETTLTPPGVGEADMAWTIGDQGYDMVLSTYVPQIIEAHITGALAPLLAHDAALAGVPGAVERWAVHPGGRSILDKVQGSLNLSDEQLRPSREVLRQFGNMSSATVLFILADLRRHAVPGERVCAVAFGPGLTVESGLLTQVMGCAHADPA
- a CDS encoding HD-GYP domain-containing protein, yielding MLVAARIVAVVDVFHALTQARPYKAAWSQDRAVQEIQAQAGRHFDPAVVAAFLRAIEGSSSLH
- a CDS encoding DUF1330 domain-containing protein — translated: MPAYVIVNTRVLDPTRIQQYRHLAEQSIQQFGGRYLARGGALSVLEGSYQPERMVLVEFPTLDRAQAWYASEGYAEARRARAGIAEFEMILVEGLP